A DNA window from Leptospira selangorensis contains the following coding sequences:
- a CDS encoding glycosyltransferase family 2 protein: MKLIINIPCYNEEKTLSTVLAEVPKKIPGIKTIEVQIVDDGSTDRTSEIAASYGCKIISHKKNLGLGRAFKSGIEAALESGADIFVNTDADNQYPSSYISDLIAPVVNGSADIAIGNRMPWKVEYFSPLKKTLQWFGNMVVRNLIGTDIPDTVSGFRAYSRESLLKLNITTKFSYVLDTIVQAVKMDLTVSSIPIPTNPPTRKSRLFKNIFHHMWKSGTSLIRLLIIYRPFQFFGVLAVTAFIPALAIAIRFLIFFYLGIGKGHVQSLLFAVVLVIISGLFLVSAILAFLIGMNRKLNEEILYYEKKRTFSKQ, from the coding sequence ATGAAGTTAATAATTAACATCCCTTGCTATAACGAGGAAAAAACTCTTTCTACGGTGCTTGCTGAGGTCCCTAAAAAGATCCCTGGTATTAAAACGATAGAAGTTCAGATCGTAGATGATGGTTCCACGGACCGTACCTCAGAGATCGCTGCTTCATACGGTTGTAAAATTATTTCCCACAAAAAAAACTTAGGACTTGGAAGAGCATTCAAGTCCGGAATAGAGGCCGCTTTAGAAAGTGGCGCAGATATTTTTGTAAATACTGATGCAGACAATCAGTATCCATCCTCTTATATTTCCGATCTAATTGCTCCGGTTGTGAATGGTTCCGCGGATATAGCAATCGGGAATAGAATGCCTTGGAAGGTGGAATATTTTTCTCCCTTAAAGAAAACCTTACAATGGTTTGGGAATATGGTCGTTCGAAATTTAATCGGCACTGATATCCCGGATACAGTTTCCGGATTTAGGGCCTATTCCAGAGAAAGTCTTTTAAAGCTGAATATAACTACTAAATTTTCTTATGTTTTAGACACGATCGTGCAAGCAGTTAAAATGGATCTGACTGTTTCTTCCATTCCGATCCCTACGAATCCACCGACTAGAAAGTCCAGGTTGTTTAAAAATATTTTCCACCATATGTGGAAGTCTGGAACTTCTTTGATAAGGTTATTGATCATCTATAGACCTTTTCAATTTTTTGGTGTTTTGGCGGTTACCGCTTTTATCCCGGCGTTGGCAATTGCGATCCGGTTTCTGATCTTTTTCTATTTAGGGATTGGAAAGGGCCATGTGCAGTCTCTATTGTTTGCTGTAGTATTGGTAATTATTTCGGGGTTGTTCTTGGTTTCCGCGATCTTGGCCTTTTTGATCGGGATGAATCGCAAATTGAATGAAGAAATTTTGTATTATGAAAAGAAAAGGACCTTTTCAAAGCAGTAA
- the murC gene encoding UDP-N-acetylmuramate--L-alanine ligase yields MGIGSIQQRLGFSKPFFLGIGGSGMSSLAHILADAGFEVSGYDGKKSQVTENLEKKGVKIFSKLSDLEENIEYDAAIYSSAIRLDSHPIAIFFKQKGIRFFHRSEVLHLCFEHLTCIAVGGSHGKTTTTAMTAHILNDLGYSPSVMVGGDVSFLNGVGGRFSSGKIGVFESDESDGTFLNHKAQVRILTNIDEDHLDFYHTREKLLEAFSRFISSGTQTVVLDLDDPGISDCLELVQDKSKIFGFASSSDTNIKSEGFRNLVHYKIENKKLIFFLDGKEFEINSRFPGKHYLTNSLAGVLAAYSLGADPKEAAKSVSGYAGVKRRLEYIGNKNGVDIYDDYGHHPTEVQAVLSSIRELSGGRGKPVILFQPHRYTRTQNLYQDFAKSLDQVETVLLLPIYSAGEDPIPGVSSELIADKMKIRPKILSGNLEADLSILKDLLKSGDVFVSLGAGNVRDWGVEFLKS; encoded by the coding sequence ATGGGAATAGGGTCTATCCAACAAAGATTAGGATTTTCAAAACCTTTTTTTCTTGGGATCGGCGGTTCCGGTATGTCCAGTTTGGCGCATATATTAGCGGACGCAGGTTTCGAAGTTTCGGGCTACGACGGTAAAAAAAGTCAAGTCACTGAAAACTTAGAGAAGAAGGGAGTAAAAATATTCTCCAAACTTTCGGATCTAGAAGAGAATATTGAATACGACGCAGCTATTTACTCTTCTGCGATCCGTTTGGATTCACATCCGATTGCTATTTTTTTTAAGCAAAAAGGGATCCGATTTTTCCATAGATCGGAAGTTTTGCATCTTTGTTTCGAGCATCTAACTTGTATTGCAGTCGGCGGTTCTCACGGAAAAACTACGACCACTGCGATGACTGCACATATACTCAATGATCTGGGATATTCTCCTTCCGTGATGGTGGGAGGCGATGTTTCCTTTTTGAATGGAGTGGGTGGTAGATTTTCTTCCGGTAAGATAGGGGTTTTTGAGTCCGACGAATCGGATGGTACTTTTTTAAATCATAAAGCGCAGGTGCGTATCCTTACGAATATAGATGAGGACCATCTGGACTTCTATCATACCCGAGAGAAATTGTTGGAAGCATTCTCCCGATTTATTTCTTCCGGGACCCAAACCGTGGTCTTGGACTTGGATGACCCCGGAATATCGGATTGCCTGGAGTTAGTACAAGATAAATCCAAAATTTTCGGATTTGCTTCTTCTTCGGATACGAATATCAAATCGGAAGGTTTTAGAAATTTAGTACATTATAAAATAGAAAATAAGAAGCTGATATTCTTTTTAGATGGGAAAGAATTCGAGATCAATTCCAGATTTCCCGGAAAACATTATCTTACGAATTCACTTGCTGGAGTTCTGGCCGCTTATTCATTGGGAGCGGATCCAAAAGAAGCTGCTAAATCCGTTTCAGGGTATGCAGGAGTCAAACGCAGATTAGAATATATCGGAAATAAGAACGGTGTGGATATTTATGATGACTACGGGCATCATCCGACTGAAGTTCAGGCAGTTCTTTCTTCTATCAGGGAGCTTTCCGGAGGAAGAGGAAAGCCGGTGATCCTATTCCAGCCTCATAGATATACCCGAACTCAAAACTTATACCAGGACTTTGCCAAAAGTTTGGACCAAGTGGAAACAGTTCTACTTCTTCCCATATATTCCGCCGGAGAAGATCCGATCCCTGGAGTTTCTTCCGAGCTCATCGCTGACAAGATGAAGATAAGACCCAAAATCCTTTCCGGAAATTTGGAAGCTGATCTTTCTATATTGAAAGATCTACTTAAATCAGGAGATGTATTCGTAAGTTTAGGAGCGGGGAATGTTAGAGACTGGGGAGTTGAATTCTTGAAGTCCTAA
- a CDS encoding UDP-N-acetylglucosamine--N-acetylmuramyl-(pentapeptide) pyrophosphoryl-undecaprenol N-acetylglucosamine transferase, producing the protein MRSVLIAAGGTGGHISPGVALAESLVSRKDSLGISSVFLHSLIRNKDNPDLKQAPCEVVWHNTPSLSGNILLLPFRYIFQLIRSWIKFRQLGVDAVVGMGGYSSVPALLYAVIFGKKLYLCEQNCIPGKVNRIFFRFADKVAFSFPPKDTKVSCSWEILGNPLRSKTVPKLALKFSEKWDPKKKKQFNVLVMGGSQGARQINNMVVNLMKHEVIQERFRFRMLTGTALYDEVSKKTKDADLISYSDNMAEHYEWANLVIARSGSGVLSECAAYALPMILIPYPFAKDDHQTANAKYMEANGAAALLEQRDEDESKLFRILDEYAEKPELLNEMSIRSLECSHVDASTETASFFFEITK; encoded by the coding sequence ATGAGATCGGTTTTAATCGCAGCCGGTGGGACCGGGGGCCATATTTCCCCAGGGGTCGCTCTCGCAGAAAGTCTTGTAAGTCGAAAAGATTCCTTAGGTATCTCTAGCGTTTTTCTACATTCTCTTATCCGAAATAAGGATAATCCGGATCTAAAACAAGCTCCTTGCGAAGTTGTCTGGCATAATACTCCTTCTCTCTCCGGAAATATTCTTTTATTACCTTTTAGATATATATTCCAACTTATCCGATCTTGGATTAAGTTTAGACAACTTGGTGTGGATGCAGTGGTCGGTATGGGTGGATATTCCAGTGTTCCAGCACTTCTATACGCCGTGATCTTCGGCAAAAAATTGTATCTATGTGAGCAGAATTGTATTCCTGGAAAAGTAAATCGTATCTTCTTTAGATTCGCGGACAAAGTCGCATTTAGTTTTCCCCCTAAGGATACAAAAGTTTCCTGTAGTTGGGAAATATTAGGAAATCCTTTAAGATCTAAAACTGTTCCTAAACTTGCTTTGAAGTTTAGCGAAAAATGGGATCCTAAAAAGAAAAAACAATTTAACGTTTTAGTAATGGGCGGTTCTCAGGGGGCAAGGCAGATCAATAATATGGTAGTCAACCTGATGAAACATGAAGTGATCCAGGAAAGATTCCGTTTTAGAATGCTTACCGGTACTGCATTATACGATGAAGTTTCGAAAAAAACAAAAGATGCGGATCTTATTTCTTATTCGGATAATATGGCGGAACATTATGAATGGGCTAATTTAGTTATCGCTCGTTCCGGTTCCGGAGTTCTTTCGGAATGTGCAGCTTATGCGCTTCCTATGATCCTTATCCCGTATCCGTTTGCAAAAGACGACCATCAAACTGCAAATGCAAAGTATATGGAAGCAAATGGTGCAGCGGCCTTACTCGAACAAAGAGATGAGGATGAAAGTAAATTATTCCGCATTCTGGATGAGTATGCGGAAAAACCTGAACTTTTGAACGAAATGTCTATTAGATCATTAGAATGTTCTCATGTAGATGCATCTACTGAAACTGCCAGTTTCTTTTTCGAAATTACTAAATAA